A genomic region of Polyangia bacterium contains the following coding sequences:
- a CDS encoding serine hydrolase, whose translation MLTRFFRWSLVLGFAASALLVNRPDGGHAVAAAKKAAKHAARHPARVRGKKAIVVRERYVAPIKGGMPNVQARCAMVIDGDSGRELFSRSPDHERPIASISKLAATLVVMDKGLDLDGLTTISKTDIDVARGGAKSRLLDGMTVSNRDLLHAALMGSDNRAVPALGRAVKLTPSELTAGMNAKAAELGLKHTRFRDPTGLSTDNVSTPRETIVMLRAVMNHPVLGPITHRLEYDAHPVGRPPIKYVNTYKPAVRTNIQVMGGKTGYNDDARYCLVIATRIDGHPYFMSFLGNEGKLTRFGDVARVADWVTLHKPKGTPAPLPEPTAGDAVATEKLPVGVAAPVDEPAAPVDEPAAPPATAAVGTQTATASPPASSGVH comes from the coding sequence GTGTTGACCCGGTTTTTTCGTTGGTCGCTGGTGCTTGGGTTCGCCGCCTCGGCACTGCTGGTGAATCGGCCCGACGGTGGCCACGCGGTGGCCGCCGCCAAGAAGGCGGCCAAGCACGCCGCCAGGCACCCGGCGCGCGTGCGCGGGAAGAAAGCCATCGTGGTGCGCGAACGCTATGTCGCGCCCATCAAGGGCGGCATGCCCAACGTGCAGGCCCGCTGTGCGATGGTGATTGACGGCGACAGCGGACGCGAGCTTTTCAGCCGCTCGCCCGATCATGAACGGCCCATCGCTTCGATCTCGAAGCTGGCGGCGACGCTGGTGGTGATGGACAAGGGGCTTGATCTCGACGGGCTGACCACCATCTCCAAGACCGACATCGACGTGGCCCGCGGCGGGGCCAAGTCGCGCCTTCTGGACGGCATGACGGTCTCGAACCGCGATCTGCTGCACGCGGCGTTGATGGGCTCGGACAACCGGGCGGTGCCGGCGCTGGGGCGGGCGGTGAAGCTGACGCCGTCCGAATTGACCGCCGGCATGAACGCCAAGGCCGCCGAGCTGGGACTCAAGCACACGCGCTTTCGCGATCCCACCGGCCTCTCCACTGACAATGTTTCAACGCCGCGCGAAACCATCGTCATGCTGCGCGCGGTGATGAACCACCCGGTGCTGGGGCCGATCACCCACCGGCTGGAATACGACGCGCATCCGGTGGGCCGGCCGCCGATCAAATACGTCAACACCTACAAGCCCGCCGTGCGCACCAACATTCAAGTGATGGGCGGCAAGACCGGCTACAACGACGACGCCCGGTACTGCCTGGTCATCGCCACCAGGATCGACGGGCATCCCTACTTCATGTCGTTTTTAGGGAACGAAGGAAAGCTGACCCGTTTTGGCGACGTGGCGCGGGTGGCCGACTGGGTGACGTTGCACAAACCCAAGGGCACGCCGGCGCCGCTGCCGGAGCCCACCGCGGGCGACGCCGTGGCGACCGAGAAGCTGCCGGTCGGTGTGGCCGCGCCCGTCGACGAGCCCGCCGCGCCTGTCGACGAGCCCGCCGCGCCGCCGGCCACCGCCGCGGTCGGCACGCAAACCGCGACCGCCAGCCCTCCGGCCAGCAGCGGCGTACACTGA
- a CDS encoding DoxX family membrane protein: protein MNERFPTAVLLPLRLLVGVMLVMSGYSKFTAGWLHGDALLKTLNAWSEGEKTYRFFLPVIETARAHPKIFGTLVTAGELAIGASMVLGVLTRLFAFLGMAMLFSFALGAGQNLSPPGNALLMGAILFTFVFAPPGRVLGVDQALRARLPRWMV from the coding sequence ATGAACGAGCGCTTCCCGACCGCAGTGTTGTTGCCGCTGCGTCTGCTCGTCGGCGTGATGCTGGTGATGTCGGGCTATTCCAAGTTCACCGCCGGCTGGCTGCACGGCGACGCCCTGCTAAAAACCCTGAACGCCTGGTCGGAAGGAGAGAAGACCTATCGCTTCTTCTTGCCGGTGATCGAGACCGCGCGCGCCCACCCGAAGATCTTCGGCACCCTGGTCACCGCCGGCGAGCTGGCCATCGGCGCGTCGATGGTGCTGGGGGTGCTGACCCGCCTGTTCGCGTTCTTGGGCATGGCGATGCTGTTCTCGTTCGCTCTCGGCGCCGGGCAAAACCTGTCGCCGCCGGGCAACGCCCTGTTGATGGGCGCCATCCTGTTCACGTTCGTCTTCGCCCCGCCCGGGCGGGTCCTGGGCGTCGATCAGGCGCTGCGCGCGCGTTTGCC
- a CDS encoding extensin family protein: MRAATCIALVAIGVVWFASMVFGSRASPPIAAQAPASALIDSDGACLDGLRADRVDFSEGPPTKGIRTPVRVRGPLASIVLQPRGRDRRRIASDGTLMDCALGRALVEVAPLFAAAGIRTLVYSGTYEYRTRRGGTRLSEHAHGLAIDVHVFVGRDGTAYDVRRDFERGVGVWNTVTEVDACVGTPITPAGRLLRQLACRLRASSILREVITADDNSDHDDHFHLEAFPDAATRARAVLSPRIPVSDD; this comes from the coding sequence ATGCGGGCCGCCACCTGCATCGCGCTGGTTGCGATCGGCGTTGTCTGGTTCGCGTCGATGGTGTTCGGTTCGCGCGCGTCGCCGCCGATCGCCGCGCAAGCGCCAGCGTCAGCGCTCATCGATTCCGATGGCGCCTGCCTGGACGGCTTGCGCGCGGATCGCGTCGACTTTTCCGAAGGGCCGCCGACGAAGGGCATTCGCACGCCGGTGCGGGTGCGCGGGCCGCTCGCTTCGATCGTCCTGCAGCCGCGCGGCCGCGACCGGCGCCGGATCGCCAGCGACGGCACGTTGATGGATTGCGCCCTCGGCCGCGCCCTGGTCGAGGTGGCGCCACTCTTCGCCGCCGCCGGCATTCGCACGCTGGTTTACTCGGGCACCTATGAATATCGAACCCGTCGCGGCGGCACGCGGCTGTCGGAGCACGCGCACGGTCTGGCCATCGACGTGCACGTCTTCGTCGGGCGCGACGGCACCGCCTACGATGTGCGGCGCGACTTCGAACGCGGCGTCGGCGTGTGGAACACCGTCACCGAGGTCGACGCCTGCGTCGGCACGCCCATCACGCCGGCCGGCCGCCTGCTGCGCCAGCTGGCCTGTCGCCTGCGCGCCAGCAGCATCCTGCGCGAGGTGATCACCGCCGACGACAACAGCGACCACGACGACCACTTCCATCTGGAAGCCTTCCCCGACGCGGCAACGCGGGCCCGCGCCGTGCTATCGCCGCGCATTCCAGTCAGCGACGACTGA
- a CDS encoding helix-turn-helix transcriptional regulator — protein sequence MAGTKHRSVKNAFGKRLQQLRKARGLTQTELGNKVGISFRMIAYYEGQTNYLPTHVLPQLARALGVSVDELTDTATTSVIPVDVDGVVWRRFLRLQDLPPKTQATALQQLDALLDKLDKPHKSRR from the coding sequence GTGGCCGGCACCAAACATCGCAGCGTCAAGAACGCCTTCGGCAAACGTCTGCAGCAGCTCCGCAAGGCGCGCGGCCTGACCCAGACCGAGCTCGGCAACAAAGTCGGCATCTCGTTCCGCATGATCGCCTATTACGAGGGCCAGACGAACTACCTGCCCACCCACGTGCTGCCGCAACTGGCTCGCGCCCTGGGCGTCAGCGTCGACGAGCTGACCGACACCGCCACCACGTCGGTCATCCCCGTCGACGTCGACGGTGTGGTCTGGCGCCGCTTCCTGCGCCTGCAAGATCTGCCGCCGAAAACCCAGGCGACGGCCCTGCAGCAACTGGACGCGCTCCTGGACAAGCTGGACAAGCCCCACAAGTCGCGCCGCTGA
- the thyX gene encoding FAD-dependent thymidylate synthase: protein MSFETKRPTSPAAEEILGLYFPVLDHGFVSLVDYMGTDECIERAARVSYGHGTRKKSLTRGLLRYLRRHKHTTPSEMVELKFHCCMPMFIARQWIRHRTASVNEYSGRYSLMPMLFYTPGEAQLQTQSRTNNQGRSGQALEAALQAEAVRRWNSVRDESRQAYEWMTANQIARELARIDLPLSTYTQWYWKIDLHNLLHFLSLRVDAHAQWEIQEYGRVMAGMLKRVAPLSYEAWIDYDVCGGHLSRMELDVIRALVTGSAEEIGPRPGATPLSRAALLERGLAGREIDELLAKLQAGAGARPDFELDLGQAKPPSEFEGRFAAAVPQVDAKPAEG, encoded by the coding sequence GTGTCATTCGAGACCAAGCGTCCCACCAGCCCCGCCGCCGAGGAGATTTTGGGCCTTTATTTCCCGGTCCTCGACCACGGGTTCGTCTCGCTGGTCGATTACATGGGCACCGACGAGTGCATCGAACGCGCGGCGCGGGTCAGCTATGGCCACGGCACCCGCAAGAAAAGTCTGACCCGCGGGCTTTTGCGCTATCTGCGCCGGCACAAGCACACCACGCCCAGCGAGATGGTCGAGCTGAAATTCCACTGCTGCATGCCGATGTTCATCGCCCGGCAGTGGATCCGTCACCGGACGGCGTCGGTGAATGAATATTCGGGGCGCTACAGCCTGATGCCGATGCTGTTCTACACGCCGGGGGAGGCGCAGCTGCAGACCCAGAGCCGCACCAACAACCAGGGCCGCAGCGGGCAGGCGCTGGAGGCGGCGCTGCAGGCCGAGGCGGTGCGGCGCTGGAACAGCGTGCGCGACGAAAGCCGCCAGGCGTACGAATGGATGACCGCCAACCAGATCGCGCGCGAGCTGGCGCGCATCGACTTGCCGCTGTCGACGTACACCCAGTGGTACTGGAAGATCGATCTGCACAACCTGTTGCACTTTCTCAGCCTGCGCGTCGATGCGCACGCGCAGTGGGAAATTCAGGAGTACGGGCGGGTGATGGCCGGCATGCTCAAGCGTGTGGCCCCGCTGTCGTACGAGGCATGGATTGACTACGACGTCTGTGGTGGCCACCTTTCCCGCATGGAGCTGGACGTGATCCGCGCGCTGGTGACCGGCAGCGCCGAGGAGATCGGCCCGCGCCCGGGCGCCACGCCGCTGTCGCGCGCGGCGCTGCTGGAACGCGGCCTGGCCGGCCGGGAGATCGACGAGCTTCTGGCCAAGCTGCAAGCGGGCGCCGGCGCGCGTCCCGACTTCGAGCTGGATCTGGGCCAGGCCAAGCCGCCGTCGGAGTTCGAAGGGCGGTTCGCCGCGGCGGTCCCGCAGGTCGACGCCAAGCCGGCCGAGGGTTGA
- a CDS encoding MBL fold metallo-hydrolase, whose product MLTIGDAKLTMLNGGNFRLDGGAMHGVVPKTLWSRLVSCDASNRCEYTTRCLLIETAGQRVLVETGNGDKFPAKLKEIYGIDHDRSIGDALHEVGVEPASIDFVVMTHLHFDHSGGTTRRTGSGGLAPVFPRARHVVQAREWRDATHPHERNRASYLAENIGPLEEAGLLQQVDGEAEIVPGVRVVPTPGHTAGHQSVLIGAAGGPQALFLGDVVPTAVHTRLPWVMSYDLDPAGTVETKRRLFERAIKEDWLLLWGHDRDHQGGRIAVDKDGNPVVREFVTL is encoded by the coding sequence GTGCTGACCATCGGCGACGCCAAGTTGACCATGCTCAACGGCGGGAACTTCCGCCTGGACGGTGGGGCCATGCACGGCGTGGTGCCGAAGACGCTGTGGTCGCGCCTGGTGTCGTGCGATGCCTCCAATCGCTGCGAATACACCACCCGTTGCCTGCTGATCGAAACCGCTGGCCAGCGCGTGCTGGTCGAGACCGGCAACGGCGACAAGTTCCCGGCCAAGCTGAAGGAGATCTACGGCATCGACCACGACCGTTCGATCGGCGACGCCCTGCACGAGGTGGGCGTCGAACCGGCGTCGATCGATTTTGTGGTGATGACCCATTTGCATTTCGACCACAGCGGCGGGACCACGCGCCGCACGGGCAGCGGCGGGCTGGCGCCGGTGTTCCCGCGCGCCCGCCACGTCGTGCAGGCGCGCGAGTGGCGCGACGCCACCCATCCGCACGAGCGCAACCGAGCCAGCTATCTGGCCGAGAACATCGGCCCGCTGGAGGAAGCCGGTCTTTTACAGCAAGTTGACGGGGAGGCGGAGATCGTCCCCGGCGTTCGCGTGGTGCCGACGCCCGGACACACCGCCGGGCATCAGTCGGTGTTGATCGGCGCCGCCGGCGGGCCGCAGGCGCTTTTTCTGGGCGACGTCGTCCCGACGGCGGTGCACACGCGGCTGCCCTGGGTGATGAGCTATGACCTCGATCCCGCCGGGACGGTCGAGACCAAGCGCCGCCTGTTCGAGCGCGCCATCAAGGAAGATTGGTTGCTGCTGTGGGGACACGACCGCGACCACCAGGGCGGCCGGATCGCCGTTGATAAAGACGGCAACCCGGTCGTGAGAGAATTCGTTACACTCTAG